In Aedes albopictus strain Foshan chromosome 3, AalbF5, whole genome shotgun sequence, the following are encoded in one genomic region:
- the LOC109423739 gene encoding activating signal cointegrator 1 complex subunit 2 homolog yields MNPSSGNNYPYGHYNPAPASQESSAVYSSPQEYYQQQFNHTPYQHSGPMNNPGQLPNMPRMMGTGGHQPFQPSSSPAAMQQPNSTTALQQAGGIQYFMDAACTVPASSLPHQPQALSQFSPQQQQRFLMSQQQAMTPLSSAQPVPQSATLGGKESPRCVNPNCGHCCVKPQTAPATGGNIRRQ; encoded by the exons ATGAATCCTTCATCTG GAAACAATTACCCATACGGCCACTACAACCCTGCACCCGCCAGCCAGGAATCGAGTGCTGTTTACTCTTCACCTCAGGAATATTACCAGCAACAATTCAACCACACCCCATATCAACATTCCGGCCCCATGAATAATCCTGGTCAGCTGCCGAACATGCCCCGCATGATGGGAACCGGAGGACATCAACCTTTTCAACCATCGTCGTCGCCGGCAGCGATGCAACAGCCCAACAGTACAACTGCCCTACAGCAAGCCGGTGGCATCCAATACTTCATGG ACGCCGCCTGTACGGTTCCGGCCAGTTCATTGCCCCATCAACCGCAAGCTTTGAGCCAGTTTTCACCCCAACAGCAGCAGCGGTTCCTCATGTCACAACAACAGGCAATGACGCCGTTGTCGTCAGCGCAGCCGGTTCCACAGTCGGCTACGCTAGGAGGTAAGGAGAGCCCTCGGTGTGTCAATCCTAACTGTGGCCATTGCTGTGTTAAGCCTCAGACGGCGCCGGCGACCGGAGGAAATATCCGGCGGCAATAA